From Triplophysa dalaica isolate WHDGS20190420 chromosome 16, ASM1584641v1, whole genome shotgun sequence:
TTCTGGAGTCAGTGGTTCGGCAAACATCATAATTGTAAACGTGCTGTAATGTCCCTGTGCCCCCTACGTCTGCGTAAAGGGGCGGATAATACGGAATAACTGGAAGATTCGCTCCAGATTTGTAAAACATCCGCTCGCGTCTCCATCTGTAGCATTTGACTGACAGTATGGCGATGATGGACACGATAAAGAGAAACGAAACCACGGCCAGAGCCAAGACTAGATAAAAAGTCAGGTTGTCGTTATATTCTTTATCATGCGTAAAGTCAGTGAACTCCGAGAGCACTTCAGGGAAGCTGTCCGCCAGCGCCACGTTAACATTGACTGTAGCTGAACGAGAGGGCTGTCCGTTGTCCTCCACTACAACAGTGAGTCTTTGTTTAACAGCATCTTTATCTGTCACCTGACGCACAGTTCTTATTTCTCCATTCTGTAAGCCCACTTCAAACAGCGCCCTGTCTGTGGCTTTCTGCAGTTTATATGAGAGCCAGGCATTCTGTCCCGAGTCCACATCAACAGCGACCACTTTAGTGACCAGATAACCCACATCAGCCGAACGAGGCACTATCTCAGCCACCACAGAACCACCTGACTGAACCGGATACAGAACCTGAGGCGCGTTGTCATTCTGATCCTGAATGATTATTTTGACACTCACGTTACTGCTGAGAGGAGGTGAGCCTCCGTCTTGCGCTTTTACGCGGAACTGGACATCTTTAATCTGCTCGTAATCGAAAGATCGCACTGCGTGTATGACTCCACTATCAGCACTGACAGACACTAACGAGGAGACGGGCACTCCGTTAACAGAGGAGTCCTCCAGTATGTAAGAAACACGAGCATTCTGGTCAAAATCTTTATCTCCGGCTCTAACTGTAAAGATTGAAAGACCAGGTGTGTTGTTTTCTTGAACAGTGGCGTCATAAGAGCTTTTCTCAAAGACTGGCGCGTTATCATTTACATCTGATATTTGTAAGGAGAGAGTGatgctgcttgagagagagggCACGCCCTCATCACTACACGTCACACTAATGTTATAGTatgaatatttttctctgtctaAATCACTGTCTGTCACTAGACtaaagaaatttgttttaaCTGATTTCAGAGAAAAcggaatattttcatttatggagCACCGAACCTTTCCATTTTCGCCTGAATCAGGATCCTGGACATTTATCATTGTAACCACCTTGTCAAACGGAGAATTTTCAGCTATCACGTTGGTTTTGGAGACGATGTCGATCACTggtttattatcatttatatcaATTACGTCAACAATGATCTTACAAGAATCAGTAAGACCGCCGTGATCACTCGCTTGGACACGAATCTCGTAGTTGCGAGCTTTTTCAAAATCGACTTTTCCGACCACGGAAACCTGACCACTTTCTTTATTTATGTCAAATATGTGTCTTGCGTTATCTTGCATGTTTGCTATGGAATACTCTATTTTACCATTGATACCCTCGTCGGCGTCAGTTGCTCTCACTGTTGACACAATTGTGTCTTTCGGCGCATTTTCTGTTACAGTCGCTTTATACACGGATTTCGTGAAAATAGGAGCATTATCGTTTGCATCTAAAACTATAATGTGAATCTCTATACTCCCAGATAATTGAGGATCCCCGCCATCAAAAGCTTTAAGCACTAATGTTATATTCTGCTGTTTTTCACGGTCTAATTGCCTTTGCAAGACCATTTCAACATTTTGCCCGTCTCCAGGTTTATTTCtaaatttaaggttaaaattATCAGTTGGATTAAGTATGTAGCTTTGAAGACCGTTTATTCCGACATCGGGATCTATTGCGGGGTCCAACATAAATTTAGATCCCAAAATTGCCGATTCGCTGATTCTAAAACTTATCCTACCTTTTTCAAAACTGGGAGCGTTGTCGTTCACATCTGTTATCTCAATGGTAATGCTATAAAAATCCATCGGGTTTTCCAAAATAATCTGTAAATGTAATGCGCAAGGCGTTGTCTGTCCGCATAGCGCCTCTCGGTCTACTCTCTCTTTGATAAGGAGGACTCCTCTGTCTTTATTCAGCTCGATGTATTCAGCGCTGTCTCCTGTATAAATACGAGCTTTACCAGATTTCAGTCTCTTTAAATCTAAACCCAAATCCTGCGCTATGTTACCGACTAAAGAGCCTTTTGACATTTCCTCAGGAATGGAGTAACTGACCTGCCCGAGAGCTGaaccgagagagagaaagcaaatAAACAGCAGTACTTGCCGCGCCATTGTTCTGTCAGACAATTCCAGAAAATCAGAGAAAAAAACGTTTGCTCCACTGAATGCccatcaaaaacataaaatagttatatacATCCAACTGAAAAAACGGCTATTTGCGCAAAAACAAGAAAGGTTTATCTCTGTTTTCTGTCCTCTTCAGTCCGTGCGTTTAGCTTTCGTCTGTGTTATAATATGAAGATGATGGGGGTGGAACTGCTGCAAATCTGCTGTCTTAACTGTGAAACACTGACCAACAGCGGCACTTTGAGTCCAGTCAAACGAactacaaatatattaaaatacttcCACTTTTTAATACCATGGTATATTTACAATACTGTAATTTCAGACTTCATTGGcaataaaatatctaaaaaataaaactactaCATAGGTTTAGGCAAAACTACAGTAGGGCTATTAAAAAATTAGAAAGACATGATGTAGGCCTAAGCTCAGACGTGCGTGTGCCATGTGAGCTGAATAGAGAGCCACAATTTATATTAAACTAGCggacaaaaaaatcaatgcgGTCCTTGAAAATGTTGAACTAGACTAGAGACTAAAATTAAGTAGCTGATCCCGAAGTGATGCTCTTACAGACATAGATAAAGAATATTAGTGagaatatagaaaaaaatacacgGCCGCATTCAGGACCATGGTTAGCGACGCCGAGTAGAGATTTCAGCAATATTTTTGACAAACACAGTTGAAAGAGCACCAAACACATTCAAACATAATTACTGCGCAAATAGTAGGTAGGTTTAATTAAATTCTAATTAAACTGTTTAACATAATTTGCTTTGTAGTCAAAGGAAGAATCGAAGAGCGATCCACGTTTGAAAACGCAATGAtgcaacaaaacataaaaactaaactgaaaacaaaatattaagcaAATCAAGAGAGTGCCTGGACAACAACACTAAAAAGAGAATAAATCAAGATTTAGCCTACTGTCCTACTACAAACATACTATAGCAAAGTAACCATGCGAGCTACAGTCTAAAACGATTGTAAGAAGTTTGTTGCAACTATTTAAAACAGGAGACGTTTAGAATATGAACGATCTTGTACAGACTGACTTTCAAAGCATTGAAGAGAAATATTTTCGTCCACAAGCAGCAGCCAACAATTGATAGCAGCAATTTCGTATTcgacaaaaatgtattaaaatataaattctcaccTGGTCGTCCCGACTCTCAGTTGTCAGTTTcgcgtgtgtgagtgtctgtgttcCACTGGTGTCCAGACTAATGATGCTCTCACTGTAAGGTCTGACAAACTTCAGATCACTCTTTCTGGAGTCAGTGGTTCTGCAAACATCATAATTGTACACGTGCTGTAATGTTCCTGTGCCCCCTACGTCTGCGTAAAGGGGCGGATAATACGGAATAACTGGAAGATTCGCTCCAGATTTGTAAAACATCCGCTCGCGTCTCCATCTGTAGCATTTGACTGACAGTATGGCGATGATAGACACGATAAAGAGAAACGAAACTACCGCCAGTGCCAAGACTAGATAAAAAGTCAGGTTATCGTTGTATTCCTTGTCGTGCGTAAAGTCAGTGAACTCCGAGAGCACTTCAGGGAAGCTGTCCGCCAGCGCCACGTTAACATTGACTGTAGCTGAACGAGAGGGCTGTCCGTTGTCCTCCACTACAACAGTGAGTCTTTGTTTCACAGCATCTCTATCTGTCACTTGTCGCACAGTTCTTATTTCTCCATTCTGTAAGCCCACTTCAAACAGCGCCCTGTCTGTGGCTTTCTGCAGTTTATATGAGAGCCAGGCATTCTGGCCAGAGTCCACATCAACAGCGACCACTTTAGTGACCAGATAACCCACATCTGCCGAACGAGGCACTATTTCAGCCACCACAGAACCACCAGACTGAACCGGATACAGAACCTGAGGCGCGTTGTCATTCTGATcctgaatgattattttaacaCTCACGTTGCTGCTGAGAGGAGGTGAGCCTCCATCCTGCGCTCTTACGCGGAACTGGACATTTTTGATCTGCTCGTAATCGAAAGATCGCACTGCGTGTATGACTCCACTATCAGCACTGACGGACACTAACGAGGAGACGGGCACTCCGTTAACAGAGGAGTCCTCCAGTATGTAAGAGACACGCGCGTTCTGGTCAAAATCTATATCTCTGGCT
This genomic window contains:
- the LOC130437735 gene encoding protocadherin gamma-A11-like isoform X25 codes for the protein MARQVLLFICFLSLGSALGQVSYSIPEEMSKGSLVGNIAQDLGLDLKRLKSGKARIYTGDSAEYIELNKDRGVLLIKERVDREALCGQTTPCALHLQIILENPMDFYSITIEITDVNDNAPSFEKGRISFRISESAILGSKFMLDPAIDPDVGINGLQSYILNPTDNFNLKFRNKPGDGQNVEMVLQRQLDREKQQNITLVLKAFDGGDPQLSGSIEIHIIVLDANDNAPIFTKSVYKATVTENAPKDTIVSTVRATDADEGINGKIEYSIANMQDNARHIFDINKESGQVSVVGKVDFEKARNYEIRVQASDHGGLTDSCKIIVDVIDINDNKPVIDIVSKTNVIAENSPFDKVVTMINVQDPDSGENGKVRCSINENIPFSLKSVKTNFFSLVTDSDLDREKYSYYNISVTCSDEGVPSLSSSITLSLQISDVNDNAPVFEKSSYDATVQENNTPGLSIFTVRAGDKDFDQNARVSYILEDSSVNGVPVSSLVSVSADSGVIHAVRSFDYEQIKDVQFRVKAQDGGSPPLSSNVSVKIIIQDQNDNAPQVLYPVQSGGSVVAEIVPRSADVGYLVTKVVAVDVDSGQNAWLSYKLQKATDRALFEVGLQNGEIRTVRQVTDKDAVKQRLTVVVEDNGQPSRSATVNVNVALADSFPEVLSEFTDFTHDKEYNDNLTFYLVLALAVVSFLFIVSIIAILSVKCYRWRRERMFYKSGANLPVIPYYPPLYADVGGTGTLQHVYNYDVCRTTDSRKSDLKFARPCSESIISLDTSGTQTLTHMQREKHNIEDQQKPPSADWRFTQNQRPGPSGAAATPEVAMGTGPWPNPPTEAEQLQALMAAANEVSEATNTLTPGTMGLSTRYSPQFTLQHVPDYRQNVYIPGSTATLTPNPQQPQQALPPPQASAAQPEPPKAAQTPASKKKSTKKDKK